In the Acidobacteriota bacterium genome, CCAGACCTCCCCAAGATCGTGTTCGCTCGCTTGGAGGTGAAGGACTTCAAGCTCTGGGTCGCTTTCGCCAGGGTGCGGCCAGGAAGCAGGCGAAAAACGAGATGGATATGGTTTGGCATCACCGCCCACGCCATAAGGCGATACATCTGGCCATCGAGATTCTGGATCGAATCGTGAACGATCAACGCCACGGCGGGGTTCCTCAGGTAGCAGGCTCCGGTGCCGCGATCGACATAGCGATCGATTTGGAGATTGAGCTTCTTGGTGAGTTCGCGATCGTCGCGAACACCAAGTTGCGTCAGGCGTTCCTTCATCTGCGCGACCACATGTGACGGGATGGAGTCGTGGAGACGGAAAGTCACGAAGTATGTCCCGGACTCGACCTCCCAGTGCGGCAACCGACCGCGGTCGCGTATGCGAACCGTGCCGTAGCGGGGGCGAGACGCCCCCGCGCCAGCCGGCGGGACGCCGGCGTTCCCATCGTCGGCATTCATAGTTGCGGCATTCTAACGTCGCCCCCGCTACTCGCCGAACACTTCCGCGGTGAAGGCTTCGATCGTCGCTCCCGCCTTCCACGCGTCCGGAGGAAGTCCGGCCTTGAGGCAGGTCTGGGCCAGAAAGGTGAGCGCGTCCCATCCGTGCTCGGGGGCCACCTGGGGCAGCAGCAGGCCGCGACGCGAGCCTTGGGTCACGATCAGTCCGTGGCGTCCGGGAACGATGTGCTCGGGACGCACCGGTTGCGGCAGCGCCAACACGCTGATCTCGATCCTCAGGTGGGGCGCCTCGTTCGCGGTGACGGGCGGAAAGCGCGGATCGTAGAACGCCGCCGAGACCGCCGTCTCGGCGACCGTCTGGATGAGCGGCTTGACCGCGGCCACGTAACCCACGCATCCGCGCAGCTTGCCCTCGAGATGCAAAGTGGTGAAAGCGCCGCGCGGGGCGTTGAGATGCGCGGGCACATCGGGCAGCGCAAGGTCCTGTCTATCGGCTAACGCCGCTGCGATGGCGCGATGCGCGGTGCGGAGCAGCAGCGCGCGTTCGTCGCTCGAGTAGATCGGCTGGTCATCCTCGCGTGCGTCGGCGAGTTGCGGCCCTCTCGGATCACCCGGCTGCGACATCGCTCTTCCTGCGCCGGCTCAGGATGAAGGCGCGGCGCTTGCGGCGCTTCTCCACCGTGCCGGCCACCTTCGACCAGAAGGCGGCAAAGTAATCGATGGCCGACCAGAGCGAGAGC is a window encoding:
- a CDS encoding transposase yields the protein MNADDGNAGVPPAGAGASRPRYGTVRIRDRGRLPHWEVESGTYFVTFRLHDSIPSHVVAQMKERLTQLGVRDDRELTKKLNLQIDRYVDRGTGACYLRNPAVALIVHDSIQNLDGQMYRLMAWAVMPNHIHLVFRLLPGRTLAKATQSLKSFTSKRANTILGRSGVFWQREYYDRSPRNARELNRLYA
- the amrA gene encoding AmmeMemoRadiSam system protein A — protein: MSQPGDPRGPQLADAREDDQPIYSSDERALLLRTAHRAIAAALADRQDLALPDVPAHLNAPRGAFTTLHLEGKLRGCVGYVAAVKPLIQTVAETAVSAAFYDPRFPPVTANEAPHLRIEISVLALPQPVRPEHIVPGRHGLIVTQGSRRGLLLPQVAPEHGWDALTFLAQTCLKAGLPPDAWKAGATIEAFTAEVFGE